In Corynebacterium endometrii, one DNA window encodes the following:
- a CDS encoding HNH endonuclease family protein: MEPRRIYLSIVICLTAALGLSYLLPRLNPVTQAGLPALSSSLGRIETVPQRQRVLGYKREEFGNGWARVPSSQCTSREMSIIRQLQSAPPGCSVSSGLLHDPYANVMLDLSNPETKLEVDHVFPLSAAWDMGAHAWDSNKRVEFANDPLNLVVTARKHNQDKSDQLPSRWLPPHAGAHCWYGRRLAAVAAKYDLPLTGEDTRTVSAACRFAFLDLSS; the protein is encoded by the coding sequence ATGGAACCTCGCCGCATTTATCTTTCCATAGTTATCTGCCTTACCGCAGCTTTGGGCTTGAGCTATCTCCTCCCTCGCCTTAATCCGGTAACTCAAGCCGGCCTGCCCGCCCTGTCCTCATCACTTGGCCGGATTGAAACGGTTCCCCAGCGCCAGCGCGTACTAGGTTATAAACGCGAGGAATTTGGCAACGGCTGGGCTAGGGTGCCGTCTTCCCAATGCACGTCGAGGGAGATGTCCATCATCCGCCAATTGCAAAGCGCCCCACCGGGTTGCAGCGTATCGAGCGGTTTGCTTCACGACCCCTACGCCAATGTGATGCTGGACCTGTCCAACCCGGAGACCAAGTTGGAGGTAGACCACGTATTCCCGCTTTCCGCCGCATGGGATATGGGAGCACACGCCTGGGACTCGAACAAGCGCGTCGAATTCGCCAATGATCCTCTCAATCTCGTGGTCACGGCCCGTAAGCACAATCAAGATAAATCGGACCAGCTCCCCTCCCGATGGCTACCGCCGCATGCAGGTGCCCACTGTTGGTACGGCAGGCGCCTGGCCGCGGTAGCCGCAAAGTATGACCTACCCCTGACCGGGGAGGACACCCGGACGGTTTCCGCAGCTTGCCGTTTCGCTTTCCTTGACTTGAGTAGCTAG
- a CDS encoding DEAD/DEAH box helicase, with amino-acid sequence MSITDNATGGVNEPEDNFNQSESQEISQGVEASNASENHDTGAAETSEDAGAENNDSANEQSQGFANLDLPEQVQQAVAKVGFTTPSPIQQQTIPLLMEGRDVVGLAQTGTGKTAAFALPILSRIDEQARHPQALVLAPTRELALQVADSFQSFADHLGRIEVLPIYGGQAYGIQLSGLRRGAQIIVGTPGRVIDHLEKGSLDISQLRYLVLDEADEMLNMGFQEDVERILADTPADKQVALFSATMPNSIRRLSKQYLNEPAEVTVKSERRTNDNITQRFLLIPHRQKMDAFTRILEVIDYDAIIVFVRTKHETENVAEQLRAQGYNAAAINGDIAQQQRERTVDQLKDGRLDILVATDVAARGLDVERITHVVNFDIPNDTESYVHRIGRTGRAGRSGEAILFVTPRERRMLRSIERVTNARLEEMDLPSVDEVNAKRKENFYQSITEKLGDSQFDMFRGMVRKYSETNNVAMDDIAAALAVAAQGDAEFLMKEQPAPKRDRRDRFDRDDRGGRDRGGRDRAGFRDRGRDRGERRPDGDFETYRIAVGKRQNVRPGAIVGAIANEGGLSSKDFGRITIAVGHTLVDLPKNLDPAVLDRLKDTRISGQLINIQKDTGRPPRRDYDDDRGGRGGRGGYRGRDDRDRGGRGGWRDRDDRGGRDRGGRGGGRGGFRDDRSGRGGDRGGRGRWRD; translated from the coding sequence ATGAGCATTACCGATAACGCCACTGGCGGCGTGAACGAGCCAGAAGATAATTTTAATCAGTCGGAATCTCAGGAAATCTCGCAAGGTGTCGAAGCAAGCAATGCTTCTGAAAATCATGACACCGGGGCTGCGGAAACTTCTGAGGACGCCGGCGCCGAGAACAATGACTCGGCCAACGAACAATCCCAGGGGTTTGCGAATCTTGACCTCCCAGAGCAGGTTCAGCAGGCAGTAGCCAAGGTAGGATTTACCACCCCTTCACCAATTCAGCAGCAGACTATCCCTCTGCTCATGGAGGGCCGCGACGTAGTAGGCCTTGCGCAGACCGGTACGGGCAAGACGGCGGCGTTTGCGCTGCCCATCCTTTCCCGCATCGATGAGCAGGCGCGTCACCCACAGGCCTTGGTGCTTGCCCCAACCCGTGAGCTGGCACTGCAGGTTGCTGATTCCTTCCAGTCCTTCGCCGACCACCTAGGCCGCATCGAGGTGCTGCCAATCTACGGTGGTCAGGCCTACGGTATCCAGCTGTCCGGCCTGCGCCGCGGTGCACAGATCATCGTGGGTACCCCGGGCCGCGTCATCGACCACCTGGAAAAGGGCTCCTTGGACATCTCCCAGCTTAGGTACCTCGTGCTCGATGAGGCTGATGAGATGCTTAACATGGGTTTCCAGGAGGACGTGGAGCGAATCCTGGCTGATACGCCGGCGGACAAGCAGGTTGCTTTATTCTCCGCGACCATGCCTAATTCAATTCGCCGCCTGTCCAAGCAGTACCTGAATGAACCCGCGGAAGTTACGGTCAAGTCCGAGCGACGAACCAATGACAACATCACCCAGCGCTTCCTGCTGATCCCTCACCGCCAGAAGATGGATGCGTTTACCCGCATCCTCGAGGTCATTGACTACGACGCAATCATCGTCTTTGTACGCACCAAGCATGAGACCGAAAACGTGGCTGAGCAGCTGCGTGCGCAGGGTTACAACGCCGCAGCGATTAACGGCGATATTGCCCAGCAGCAGCGCGAGCGCACCGTTGATCAACTCAAGGATGGACGTCTGGACATCTTGGTGGCCACCGATGTGGCGGCCCGCGGCCTAGACGTTGAGCGCATTACCCACGTGGTCAATTTCGACATCCCGAACGACACTGAATCCTACGTGCACCGCATCGGCCGCACGGGCCGCGCGGGTCGTTCCGGTGAGGCGATTTTGTTTGTCACCCCTCGCGAGCGCCGCATGCTGCGCTCCATCGAGCGCGTTACTAATGCGCGCCTGGAAGAGATGGATCTGCCCAGCGTTGATGAAGTCAATGCGAAGCGTAAGGAAAACTTCTACCAGTCAATCACGGAGAAGCTGGGCGATTCGCAGTTCGATATGTTCCGCGGCATGGTTCGCAAGTATTCCGAGACTAACAACGTGGCTATGGATGACATCGCCGCAGCGTTGGCCGTAGCCGCGCAGGGCGATGCAGAGTTCCTGATGAAGGAGCAGCCGGCTCCGAAGCGAGACCGTCGCGACCGTTTCGATCGCGATGACCGTGGCGGCAGGGATCGTGGAGGCCGTGACCGTGCTGGTTTCCGGGACCGTGGCCGCGACCGCGGTGAACGCCGTCCGGATGGCGACTTTGAGACCTACCGCATCGCGGTGGGCAAGCGCCAGAATGTACGCCCAGGGGCAATCGTTGGCGCAATCGCCAACGAGGGTGGCTTGTCCTCCAAGGACTTTGGCCGCATAACTATTGCCGTGGGACACACACTGGTTGACCTGCCTAAGAACCTGGACCCTGCGGTTCTTGACCGCCTGAAGGATACCCGAATCTCAGGCCAGCTGATTAACATCCAGAAGGATACGGGCCGTCCTCCTCGCCGGGACTACGACGATGACCGTGGTGGCCGTGGAGGCCGTGGTGGCTACCGGGGCCGCGACGATCGTGATCGTGGTGGCCGTGGCGGTTGGCGCGACCGCGATGACCGCGGCGGAAGAGACCGTGGCGGCCGCGGCGGTGGGCGTGGCGGTTTCCGTGATGATCGTAGTGGGCGCGGTGGTGACCGTGGCGGCCGCGGCCGCTGGCGCGATTAA
- the putP gene encoding sodium/proline symporter PutP, with product MDTSTWYVIAIIIYMFTMLAIGYWSFKKTDEYDDYVLGGRGLHPFVAALSAGASDMSGWLLMGLPGALFLTGMSELWMAIGLLIGAWANWKFVAPRLRAYSEVAGNSITVPSFFENRLRDSSRVLRIVAALVIIFFFTFYVSSGMVSGGRYFESTFNGDYLTGMLIVAAVTVAYTFIGGFLAVSYTDVVQGLLMFGALMIVPALAIFSLEDPSAIFTYATENSYATGGVIDANPDYFNLIAGVSAAAIIGNAAWGLGYFGQPHIIVRFMALRNSADAKQGRFWGISWMFLSLVGAVFVALAGTVFFTQTDYSIVDQENFETIFLDMAQAMFHPLPAGLVLTAVLAAIMSTMSSQLLVVSSSLIEDLYKIVAKRDINQGVLINLSRTAVVAIAVLAAILAINPSDSILGLVGFAWAGFGAAFGPLVLLSLYWKRLNAPGGIAGMIVGAVVTIAWGMNETTSGWIYEIVPGFAASLIVTVAVTLMTKPPHAEVAAEFEKAEKLAKLSAKDENIDFEDAAEKV from the coding sequence ATGGATACTTCGACGTGGTACGTCATTGCGATCATCATCTACATGTTCACAATGCTTGCCATCGGCTATTGGTCCTTCAAGAAGACCGATGAGTACGATGATTACGTCTTGGGCGGCCGCGGCCTTCACCCATTCGTAGCCGCTCTATCCGCCGGTGCATCTGATATGTCCGGCTGGCTGCTCATGGGCCTGCCTGGCGCGTTGTTCTTAACCGGCATGTCCGAACTCTGGATGGCAATCGGCCTGCTTATCGGCGCGTGGGCCAACTGGAAGTTCGTTGCCCCACGCCTCCGCGCCTACTCGGAGGTAGCGGGCAATTCTATTACGGTTCCTTCTTTCTTCGAAAACCGCCTGCGTGATTCCTCTCGCGTCCTGCGCATAGTCGCCGCGCTCGTGATTATTTTCTTCTTCACGTTCTACGTTTCCTCCGGCATGGTCTCTGGCGGCCGCTACTTCGAGTCCACCTTCAACGGTGATTACTTGACCGGCATGCTGATTGTCGCGGCGGTGACCGTGGCATACACCTTCATCGGCGGGTTCCTGGCCGTTTCCTACACCGACGTTGTTCAGGGCCTTCTCATGTTCGGTGCCTTGATGATCGTGCCAGCATTGGCCATCTTCTCACTTGAGGATCCCTCCGCGATTTTCACCTACGCCACGGAGAACTCCTACGCCACCGGCGGCGTCATCGACGCGAACCCTGATTACTTCAACTTGATCGCGGGTGTAAGCGCGGCGGCCATCATCGGTAACGCCGCGTGGGGCCTGGGTTACTTCGGCCAGCCACACATCATCGTCCGTTTCATGGCTCTGCGTAACTCTGCCGACGCCAAGCAGGGCCGCTTCTGGGGTATTTCATGGATGTTCTTGTCCCTGGTGGGCGCCGTGTTCGTGGCACTGGCCGGTACGGTTTTCTTCACCCAGACGGACTACTCCATCGTGGACCAGGAGAACTTTGAGACCATCTTCCTGGATATGGCTCAGGCTATGTTCCACCCACTACCAGCCGGCTTGGTTCTGACTGCGGTTCTTGCAGCGATCATGTCCACCATGTCCTCTCAGCTGCTGGTGGTATCCTCCTCCCTGATTGAAGACCTGTACAAGATCGTCGCAAAGCGCGATATCAACCAGGGCGTGCTAATCAACCTGTCCCGTACCGCTGTGGTTGCCATCGCCGTTCTGGCAGCAATCTTGGCCATTAACCCGTCTGACTCCATCCTGGGTCTGGTTGGTTTCGCATGGGCAGGTTTCGGCGCGGCATTCGGCCCGCTTGTACTGCTCTCCCTCTACTGGAAGCGTCTTAATGCTCCCGGTGGAATCGCCGGCATGATTGTCGGCGCGGTTGTCACCATCGCCTGGGGCATGAATGAGACCACGTCCGGGTGGATCTACGAGATTGTTCCTGGCTTCGCCGCGTCCCTCATCGTCACCGTAGCCGTCACGCTGATGACCAAACCTCCGCACGCCGAGGTTGCCGCCGAATTCGAGAAGGCCGAAAAGCTGGCCAAGCTCTCCGCGAAGGACGAAAACATCGATTTCGAGGATGCCGCTGAAAAAGTCTAG
- a CDS encoding DUF2269 domain-containing protein, with the protein MSLILYILHVVAAILLLGPVTVAVSSFQGQMLKASTGDTAALGAARVLHRISDQYGLWSVLVPVFGAALLFVDWATYGQSYNFHLAIVLSIVAWGILFFLVTPKQKKAMAALEAGDHSFDYAKAKKQLSMFSGIFCLVWLITALSMFA; encoded by the coding sequence ATGAGTTTGATCCTGTACATCCTCCACGTCGTCGCAGCCATCCTGCTTCTGGGACCCGTAACCGTTGCTGTTTCCAGCTTCCAAGGGCAAATGCTGAAAGCCTCGACCGGTGACACCGCCGCGCTCGGCGCCGCGCGCGTTCTGCACCGAATTTCCGATCAGTATGGCCTGTGGTCCGTCCTCGTGCCTGTATTTGGTGCAGCCCTATTGTTTGTTGATTGGGCAACCTACGGCCAGAGCTACAACTTCCACCTGGCGATTGTTCTGTCCATCGTCGCTTGGGGAATCCTTTTCTTCCTGGTAACCCCTAAGCAGAAAAAGGCGATGGCAGCACTCGAGGCTGGTGATCATTCCTTTGACTACGCTAAGGCTAAGAAGCAGCTTTCCATGTTCTCCGGCATTTTCTGCCTGGTGTGGTTGATTACCGCACTATCCATGTTTGCTTAA
- the pntB gene encoding Re/Si-specific NAD(P)(+) transhydrogenase subunit beta: MSTTVEWAGRFTNLAYLIAALLFILALAGLAKQETSSRGNRFGIMGMAIALIATVVKAVVDAASGSSSETNGPLATLLLIVVALGIGAAIGIPRAKRVEMTQMPELIAMLHSFVGLAAVLIGINSFVDADSSSSDFETFHLGEVYLGIFIGAVTFTGSIVAYLKLSAKMNGKPLVLPHRHLLNLGILVISLTGMVVFMLAGHSALGWVAMGIMLLLALFLGFHLVAAIGGGDMPVVVSMLNSYSGWAAAAAGFMLGNPLLIIVGALVGSSGAYLSYVMCRAMNRAFISVILGGFGGEAAAAGDDRDYGEHTETSAAEVAELLKGAKKVMVTPGYGMAVAQAQYPVASLVAKLRDAGVDVTFGIHPVAGRLPGHMNVLLAEAKVPYEIVLELDEVNDDFGDVDVVLVIGANDTVNPSAEEPGSPIAGMPVLKVWEAEKVIVFKRSMGSGYAGVQNPLFFNENTDMLLGDAKESVNEILAAL; the protein is encoded by the coding sequence ATGTCGACAACCGTGGAGTGGGCGGGCCGATTTACCAACCTGGCATACCTCATTGCTGCGTTGCTGTTTATCCTGGCGCTGGCCGGTTTGGCCAAGCAGGAAACGTCCTCCCGCGGTAACCGTTTTGGAATCATGGGAATGGCCATTGCGCTCATAGCCACAGTGGTCAAGGCGGTGGTTGATGCCGCCTCCGGATCGAGCTCTGAGACCAACGGGCCGCTAGCAACCCTGCTCCTTATCGTCGTGGCGCTGGGGATTGGCGCTGCCATTGGTATCCCGCGGGCCAAGCGCGTGGAAATGACGCAGATGCCGGAGCTTATCGCCATGCTCCATAGCTTCGTGGGCCTGGCGGCGGTGCTTATCGGCATTAACTCTTTCGTGGACGCGGATTCTTCCAGCTCGGACTTCGAGACATTCCATTTGGGAGAGGTCTACCTTGGCATCTTCATCGGTGCTGTTACATTCACAGGTTCCATCGTGGCCTACCTCAAACTGTCCGCCAAGATGAACGGCAAACCGCTGGTACTGCCACACCGCCACCTGCTAAACCTGGGTATTTTGGTCATCTCCCTAACTGGGATGGTCGTATTCATGCTGGCCGGGCACTCCGCACTGGGCTGGGTTGCGATGGGCATCATGCTGCTCCTAGCGCTATTTTTGGGCTTTCACCTGGTGGCCGCCATTGGCGGCGGGGACATGCCGGTTGTGGTATCCATGCTCAATTCCTACTCCGGCTGGGCCGCAGCTGCTGCGGGATTTATGTTGGGCAATCCGTTGCTCATCATCGTGGGCGCATTGGTTGGTTCATCCGGTGCGTACTTGTCATACGTAATGTGTAGGGCCATGAACAGAGCCTTTATATCCGTAATTTTGGGCGGATTCGGCGGTGAGGCCGCTGCCGCAGGCGATGACCGTGATTACGGTGAGCACACGGAGACGTCCGCCGCTGAGGTGGCCGAACTGCTTAAGGGGGCCAAGAAGGTCATGGTTACCCCGGGGTACGGCATGGCCGTGGCGCAGGCCCAATACCCGGTGGCATCCTTGGTAGCAAAGCTTCGGGACGCCGGCGTGGATGTGACCTTCGGTATTCACCCGGTGGCGGGACGTCTGCCGGGACACATGAACGTGTTGCTCGCCGAGGCCAAGGTTCCGTACGAGATTGTCCTGGAGCTCGATGAAGTCAACGATGACTTCGGCGATGTGGACGTGGTTCTTGTCATCGGAGCGAATGACACGGTCAACCCCAGTGCTGAGGAACCAGGCTCACCTATCGCCGGAATGCCGGTGCTTAAAGTCTGGGAGGCCGAAAAGGTAATCGTATTTAAACGCTCGATGGGCTCCGGCTATGCGGGTGTTCAAAACCCACTGTTCTTCAACGAAAACACGGACATGCTCCTGGGAGACGCTAAGGAATCCGTCAACGAGATCCTTGCCGCGCTTTAA
- a CDS encoding SGNH/GDSL hydrolase family protein, with amino-acid sequence MSKAYAALIAGVAALLALCVGVALFFSGPVDIPRDKPPTNGPAAFPSPPESGSEPLKNYVALGDSFASMGSRTTASQADRESALCMRSEDNYARILAGNHNLSLTDVSCQGAITAHVTSEREADFGGIPPQASALSRDTQLVTISMGGNDISFGAMAACAATGQDCRQTLGARVDRAIRGLAAKLDAAYAAIKGSAPNARIIATGYLPLVAEPDTCEFTNSISTPDLDWFVEVTNRVNGAVKDAADRNGATYVLPANAQEHTGCAEPELRWTSFDGKATGSYPMHPTPEGQRAMAAAIADVL; translated from the coding sequence ATGTCTAAAGCGTACGCCGCCTTAATCGCTGGAGTAGCGGCGCTGCTCGCCCTTTGCGTTGGCGTGGCATTGTTTTTCTCAGGCCCCGTTGATATCCCACGTGATAAGCCGCCTACCAACGGCCCCGCCGCCTTCCCATCCCCACCGGAATCCGGATCGGAACCACTTAAAAACTACGTGGCGCTAGGCGATTCCTTTGCCTCTATGGGCAGCCGGACTACGGCTAGCCAGGCGGATCGAGAGTCGGCTCTATGCATGCGCAGTGAGGATAATTACGCGCGCATCCTGGCGGGAAACCATAACCTATCCCTAACCGATGTTTCCTGCCAGGGCGCAATTACCGCCCACGTTACTTCCGAACGCGAGGCGGATTTTGGCGGAATCCCTCCCCAAGCTTCCGCCTTGTCCCGGGACACCCAATTGGTCACCATCAGCATGGGCGGCAATGACATTTCCTTCGGCGCCATGGCCGCGTGCGCCGCTACCGGACAGGATTGCAGGCAGACCCTGGGTGCTCGGGTGGATAGGGCCATCAGAGGGCTGGCCGCGAAACTTGATGCCGCATACGCGGCAATCAAAGGCTCTGCCCCGAACGCGCGGATTATCGCCACGGGCTATCTCCCGCTGGTAGCCGAACCGGATACGTGCGAATTCACCAACAGTATCTCGACTCCGGACCTAGACTGGTTCGTAGAGGTAACGAACCGGGTTAATGGGGCGGTAAAGGATGCGGCCGACCGGAACGGCGCAACGTACGTTCTTCCTGCGAATGCGCAGGAACATACCGGTTGCGCCGAGCCCGAATTGCGCTGGACAAGTTTCGATGGCAAAGCCACCGGCTCCTACCCCATGCACCCCACCCCGGAGGGTCAGCGGGCAATGGCCGCTGCTATCGCTGACGTCCTCTAG